The stretch of DNA GTATGCGGGGAAGGCTGATGGGGGGTAGCACGATCACCGTACGGAACCCACGGAAGACGAGAATCCTATAGAGTCACCCGTGGTTTGCAGTCTCGACGACGCACCCGGAATCACGACACGCGGCGAGCCACCCATTCTGGTAGCCGATCCCCGCAAGGTCGTCGAATGGAAACCGGATCGTCACGTGCTCAGGAGTGACGTCGGGAAGTTGTACACGGAGCGCGTTGCCGTCCTGGTCGGCGGCCTCAAGATAGCCACTCCCAGCGAGTGCATAAAGTTCCCAGACGATGTCCCGACCGTCCTTGGTCGTCTTGGGCCACTCCACATTAGAGAGCGCCGTGCGGACGTCCTCGACCCACTGAGCGGTGTCCACATCGTCGTCGGTGATGGCGACGTCGTAATCGTCGGTGACGCGGTCGGGATCAAGCAGTCCGAATTTCGCAGAAAGGATCCACCAGCGAGCACAGAGTGTCTCAGCGAAATCGCGCTTGAGGCCAAAGTATGTCGAACGGTATTTTTCGCGAGCAGGGAGCAAGCCGTCGTGTTTCGCGTCGCCACACCCGACGAGGGCAGTTCGGCGAACGAGGAGACTACTTCGAGTACTATCCTCGCAGCCTCCACCGTCAGTCTGAACGGTCTCGATTGTGGTCTGTCTCGTTGGCATCTGTCGTCTCGGAGCGGCGTGAGTCACCCCCGCTGCGAACCTGTGTGCATCAGTTGGTGAGATTTTGATAGCCGTTAGGGATGAATCGGCCTCCGCGAGCCACTCAACGTCATAGATAATCGGGCAACTGTGATAGGAACCATGATTCGTTTGACAGGGGAGAGGGGACTAGTAGTGGACGTCGACGGGCGTCAGGTGAAACGAGGTCTCGTCGTTACCTGTATCATCGGTCGCAATCTTGTCGAGAAGTTGTTCGTATTCGGCTTGGCTCCGAATCGCGGTTCCGTATTCGTTGTAGAGGTAGTAGACCGGGCCGGCGTATTCACCGACAGAGTACATCGCATACCGGACGTCGATTGAGTAGGAGTCGATGAACTCCTCTTCGCTTCGGATGGGCCCGAGAGGGTTCCACGGTTCGACGTCGGCTTCAATACGGGGGCTTTCGAGGAGTTCCTTGTCCGTGTACTCTTCGAGTCCCTTGCGGATGACGGCCATTCTTCGAGCGAGTTCGCGAGTGGTGGATTCCCAGGCGCCCTCGAGGAGTTCGTTCCCAATCTCGGAGTCGGCACGAGCGGAGCCCTCTCGACGGAAGATGTCGGGAAGTGACTGACTCCAGCGGCCACCTTCGGTCATGAGTGTGCCGTAGTCGAACGTCGGGTAGAGCGGCGCGTCAACGCCCTCAAAGAGGCCGTGGGCGATGCCGGTCGCGTCTTCGGCGTCGTAGGC from Haloplanus rubicundus encodes:
- a CDS encoding DUF6884 domain-containing protein, producing MPTRQTTIETVQTDGGGCEDSTRSSLLVRRTALVGCGDAKHDGLLPAREKYRSTYFGLKRDFAETLCARWWILSAKFGLLDPDRVTDDYDVAITDDDVDTAQWVEDVRTALSNVEWPKTTKDGRDIVWELYALAGSGYLEAADQDGNALRVQLPDVTPEHVTIRFPFDDLAGIGYQNGWLAACRDSGCVVETANHG